One genomic window of Cyprinus carpio isolate SPL01 chromosome B8, ASM1834038v1, whole genome shotgun sequence includes the following:
- the LOC109095600 gene encoding histone H1.4-like, producing MSTAAPSAPSSATKAPRRRSKAKKSGASSVSDLILKALSSSKQRGGVSLVALKKALAASGYDVVRNNSRIKLAVKRLVASGRLIQTKGTGASGSFKIGSKAATKPKKPKAKRAKRKTAKKPAGAKKSPKKRRRSLRSPEKASETAAVKKTKKPKRAKRRASKTSKAKTTKK from the coding sequence ATGTCCACAGCCGCTCCATCAGCCCCATCTTCTGCTACTAAAGCGCCAAGACGAAGGTCCAAGGCCAAGAAGTCAGGAGCCAGCAGCGTGTCTGATCTGATCCTCAAGGCCTTGTCATCTTCAAAGCAGCGCGGTGGCGTCTCTCTGGTCGCTCTGAAGAAAGCTCTGGCTGCCAGTGGTTATGATGTTGTAAGAAACAACTCGCGCATCAAACTGGCAGTAAAGCGACTGGTGGCCAGCGGTCGCCTGATTCAAACCAAAGGCACTGGAGCATCTGGATCATTTAAGATCGGCTCGAAAGCTGCTACAAAGCCTAAGAAGCCAAAGGCGAAGAGGGCAAAGAGAAAGACGGCGAAGAAACCCGCTGGGGCAAAGAAATCACCCAAGAAGAGAAGGAGAAGTTTGAGAAGTCCTGAAAAAGCCAGCGAGACAGCCGCGGTCAAGAAGACCAAAAAACCCAAGAGAGCCAAACGAAGAGCTTCCAAAACAAGCAAAGCAAAAACGACCAAAAAGTAA
- the tspan36 gene encoding tetraspanin 36, translated as MDCGILTSKTVLLFLSLIFWAAGAALAYVGSYVIKSYNSFEDFVSDKYSVIPAAIIIGVAVVMFVIGIVGCCATLRESKVGLGFFLILIMIIFAAEVTALVFGFIYKGRIKGDLEKSMNSVFQVYDGVNTESHAVDYLQSQLECCGVNNITDWTAIPWYGQHNNSVPHSCCKANATQCTGQLTRLDLLNTQGCEAKLEQMLQDVLSYAMLVILGFAIIKLFGMLSICVITCRSKRNDYQPLYA; from the exons ATGGATTGCGGAATTCTAACATCTAAAACAGTTCTTCTATTTCTCAGTTTAATATTTTGG GCTGCTGGAGCGGCCCTCGCATATGTTGGCTCTTATGTGATAAAGAGCTACAACAGCTTTGAAGACTTCGTGTCTGATAAGTACTCTGTCATCCCAGCAGCCATTATAATCGGTGTGGCTGTGGTCATGTTTGTCATCGGGATCGTTGGCTGCTGTGCAACTCTGAGGGAGTCCAAAGTTGGTTTAGGCTTT TTTCTTATcctcatcatgataatcttcgcAGCTGAGGTGACCGCTTTGGTGTTTGGCTTCATCTACAAGGGAAGA ATTAAAGGTGACCTAGAAAAGTCAATGAACAGCGTCTTTCAAGTGTATGACGGTGTGAACACTGAATCCCATGCAGTGGATTACTTGCAATCTCAA TTGGAGTGCTGTGGGGTGAATAATATCACAGACTGGACTGCAATACCATGGTATGGCCAACATAACAACTCTGTGCCACATTCCTGCTGCAAAGCAAATGCTACACAATGCACTGGCCAACTCACCCGACTAGATCTTCTGAACACACAG GGATGTGAAGCTAAACTGGAGCAGATGCTTCAGGATGTGCTTAGTTATGCAATGTTGGTCATCCTGGGATTTGCCATCATTAAG ctgtttgggaTGCTCAGCATCTGTGTCATTACCTGCAGAAGCAAGAGGAATGACTATCAGCCTCTGTACGCGTGA